A genomic window from Planctomycetota bacterium includes:
- the lptB gene encoding LPS export ABC transporter ATP-binding protein — MVILKVQNLIKKYGGRTVVDGVSFLVRQGEIVGLLGRNGAGKTTSFRMTIGMVTPNDGQVVFEGHDVSRLPMYKRARLGMGYLSQDPSVFQRLTVEQNLLAILETRPLSRSDQRAAAERLMNQFGLAKLRTQHARTLSGGERRKLEIARALITEPSLILLDEPFSGVDPVAVEELQIEIRRLRDEENIAILITDHNVERTLEVCDRSYIIHEGKVLREGTPRDLVNDELVRKVYLGQTFKGDEFD; from the coding sequence ATGGTCATTCTCAAAGTTCAAAACCTCATCAAGAAATACGGCGGGCGCACCGTCGTCGACGGCGTCTCGTTTCTCGTGCGCCAGGGCGAAATCGTCGGCCTGCTCGGACGCAACGGGGCCGGCAAGACCACCAGCTTCCGCATGACCATCGGCATGGTCACACCCAACGACGGACAGGTCGTCTTCGAAGGTCACGATGTCAGTCGCCTGCCGATGTACAAACGGGCCCGGCTGGGCATGGGCTACCTCTCACAGGACCCGAGCGTGTTCCAGCGCCTGACCGTCGAGCAGAATCTGTTGGCGATTCTCGAAACGCGCCCCTTGAGCCGCAGCGATCAGCGCGCGGCGGCCGAGCGGCTCATGAATCAGTTCGGACTCGCCAAACTCCGCACGCAGCACGCGCGAACATTATCCGGCGGAGAGCGCAGAAAACTCGAGATCGCCCGCGCGCTCATCACCGAGCCGTCGCTGATCCTGCTCGATGAGCCGTTCAGCGGCGTCGACCCGGTGGCCGTCGAGGAGCTTCAGATCGAAATCCGCCGACTCCGCGACGAGGAGAATATCGCCATTTTGATCACGGACCATAACGTGGAGCGGACGTTGGAAGTGTGCGACCGCTCGTATATCATTCATGAGGGGAAAGTTCTGCGTGAAGGCACACCTCGCGATTTAGTGAATGACGAACTTGTCCGAAAGGTTTATTTAGGACAGACTTTCAAAGGTGACGAATTCGATTGA
- a CDS encoding acetyltransferase, producing the protein MSQQPLIIYGAGDHGRVVADAAAAAGWHVRGFLDDRIATDTTIGPFRVIGSGDQVGEFDARIIVAVGDNAARCRCVAALLHAGANITSVVHPSAQVSPSAVIEAGVFIGPLAVVNAESVIDGGAIINSGAIVEHHNRIGSATHVAPGAVLTGRCTVGARALIGARAVLLPGLCVGDDAIVGAGAVVTSDVPAGATVRGNPARAKS; encoded by the coding sequence GTGAGCCAGCAACCGTTGATCATCTACGGCGCCGGCGATCACGGGCGCGTCGTTGCGGACGCGGCGGCGGCGGCGGGATGGCACGTCCGCGGGTTTCTCGATGATCGCATCGCGACCGACACGACCATCGGGCCGTTCCGCGTGATCGGGTCGGGCGATCAGGTCGGCGAATTCGACGCACGGATCATCGTCGCCGTCGGCGACAATGCCGCGCGATGCCGCTGCGTCGCAGCCCTGCTCCATGCCGGTGCGAACATCACGTCGGTCGTGCATCCTTCCGCGCAGGTCAGCCCCAGCGCCGTGATCGAGGCGGGCGTGTTCATCGGCCCGCTGGCCGTCGTCAATGCAGAGTCCGTCATCGACGGCGGAGCGATCATCAACAGCGGTGCGATCGTCGAGCATCACAACCGCATCGGCTCCGCCACGCACGTCGCCCCCGGGGCCGTGCTGACCGGGCGATGCACGGTCGGGGCCCGCGCCCTGATCGGCGCCAGGGCCGTGCTGCTGCCGGGCCTCTGTGTCGGCGACGACGCCATCGTCGGCGCGGGCGCCGTGGTCACGAGCGACGTCCCCGCCGGCGCCACCGTCCGGGGCAACCCGGCCCGGGCGAAGTCGTAA
- a CDS encoding serine hydrolase — protein MMFRAAGCACLIFVTIHAAPAQSIPISGEAVAGLETFDRAMTDLMRTTDLPAGVLAVSRHGVIIYQRGFGLLDGNPLHPVTPGTPMRLASVCKPLTAACVRQLIAEGKLKLEDRVFDLLLVDPPPDAHPDPRLARITIRNLLEHRGGWDREKSFDPMFHDAAIRERLHINRAPTAPDIIRYMMDQPLDFDPGERYAYSNFGYCLLGRVIEKATGQPYIEAMRARVAAPLMMSTLALAHTEIADRDPHEPAYFTGNFKLYTERMDAHGGLIASAPDLLRFAAAYQIDGFPRRRDARIDFTFFGAMPGTCSMLRQRPDGVDIAVIFNKRAADLEAIKKTFDDAAAGIAHRPER, from the coding sequence ATGATGTTCCGCGCCGCTGGTTGCGCTTGCCTGATTTTCGTCACCATCCACGCCGCGCCCGCGCAGTCGATCCCCATCAGCGGGGAGGCCGTGGCGGGGCTCGAAACATTCGATCGTGCGATGACGGACCTGATGCGAACCACGGACCTGCCGGCCGGCGTGCTGGCCGTGTCGCGTCATGGCGTCATTATCTATCAGCGCGGATTCGGCCTGCTCGACGGCAATCCGCTGCACCCCGTCACGCCCGGGACGCCCATGCGGCTCGCCAGCGTGTGCAAACCGTTGACCGCGGCGTGCGTGCGTCAACTCATTGCCGAGGGCAAACTCAAGCTTGAGGATCGCGTCTTCGATCTCCTGCTTGTCGACCCGCCGCCCGATGCTCATCCCGACCCCCGGCTGGCACGGATTACGATCAGGAACCTGCTCGAACACCGCGGCGGATGGGATCGTGAAAAGTCGTTTGACCCGATGTTTCACGATGCGGCCATCCGGGAGCGGCTTCACATCAACCGCGCCCCGACGGCCCCGGACATCATCCGTTACATGATGGATCAGCCGCTCGATTTCGACCCCGGCGAGCGGTACGCCTATTCGAATTTCGGCTACTGTCTGCTCGGCCGCGTGATCGAGAAGGCGACGGGTCAGCCGTACATCGAGGCGATGCGGGCCCGTGTCGCCGCACCGCTGATGATGAGTACGCTCGCTTTAGCCCATACGGAGATCGCTGATCGTGATCCGCATGAACCGGCATATTTCACCGGTAATTTCAAGCTGTACACCGAACGGATGGACGCGCACGGCGGCCTGATCGCCAGCGCTCCCGATCTGCTGCGTTTCGCCGCCGCGTATCAGATCGATGGGTTCCCCCGCCGGCGCGACGCCCGCATCGACTTCACCTTTTTCGGCGCGATGCCCGGCACGTGTTCGATGCTCCGTCAGCGCCCCGACGGCGTCGACATTGCTGTGATCTTCAACAAGCGCGCCGCCGATCTGGAGGCGATCAAGAAGACGTTCGACGACGCGGCCGCCGGTATCGCGCACCGGCCCGAACGCTGA
- a CDS encoding sigma-70 family RNA polymerase sigma factor codes for MCRAQRRTDPRLSNMPAFLSQALDDLTHQMAFTPPERRRVQMDRAEDLYWQTDPDIAYPLDYVIYRITGYRPDASHDTMLVGAAVRRDLLLLVDQLSATLQERIIDYDPRPIDQPTLSRQLGVTAKTISRYRRQGLFTRRLVWPDGKQRVAFLPGSVQRFLAANSAKIEQAGKFSRMDDTMRHKIITRARRIAGRVEVSMFRTAEHLAKRTGRSTEAVRRLLLENDKRDPRVAIFPDHTPPLSEKQQRVIHRAYHRGIAVSRLVRRFRKTRTAIYRSINRRRAAAIGQLTIRYVTNPMFNRADADEVILDSPAPEGVIESQPAARETDPFTPYLPRMLDAAPLNAADERTLFVRFNYLKFRADALRKSLDPYEPSSTVLDRIETYLRRAVTIKHQLVRSNMRLIVSVARKHQSAGGRAKAANLSEMVSEGSLALMEAIETFDPARGNRFSTYLTWALMRRFAQMATTNDARPADTAASAAPEDWPEAMNPDLAAMEQTRKVADTLTKLLANLDERERLIITRHFGLSDTAGQRTSAQSLAEVARELGVSAERARQIEHRAMKKLRAAAGQMGLSLDTQDLFNEP; via the coding sequence ATGTGCCGCGCCCAGCGGCGAACAGACCCACGCCTGAGCAATATGCCCGCGTTTCTGAGCCAAGCCCTCGACGACCTGACGCACCAGATGGCGTTCACCCCGCCGGAGAGGCGTCGCGTGCAGATGGATCGGGCGGAGGATTTGTACTGGCAGACCGACCCTGACATCGCCTACCCGCTCGACTACGTCATCTACCGCATCACCGGCTATCGCCCCGACGCTTCGCATGACACGATGCTCGTCGGCGCGGCGGTGCGGCGCGATCTGCTGCTGCTCGTCGATCAGCTCAGCGCGACGCTCCAGGAGCGCATCATCGACTACGACCCGCGCCCGATCGATCAGCCCACGCTGAGCCGACAACTGGGTGTGACGGCCAAGACGATCAGCCGATATCGTCGCCAAGGTCTGTTCACGCGGCGGCTGGTGTGGCCTGATGGGAAGCAGCGCGTGGCGTTTTTACCAGGCAGCGTGCAGCGCTTTCTTGCGGCCAACAGCGCGAAAATCGAGCAGGCGGGCAAGTTTTCGCGCATGGACGACACAATGCGCCACAAGATCATCACGCGCGCCCGGCGGATCGCGGGGCGGGTCGAGGTGTCGATGTTCCGCACGGCCGAGCATCTGGCCAAACGCACCGGGCGATCGACGGAGGCGGTGCGCCGGCTGCTTCTGGAAAACGACAAGCGGGATCCGCGTGTGGCGATCTTTCCCGATCACACCCCGCCGCTCTCGGAAAAACAGCAACGCGTCATCCACCGCGCGTACCACCGCGGCATCGCGGTGTCGCGCCTCGTCCGGCGCTTCCGCAAGACGCGCACGGCGATCTACCGCTCGATCAACCGCCGGCGCGCCGCGGCGATCGGACAACTGACGATCCGGTACGTGACGAACCCGATGTTCAATCGGGCCGACGCGGACGAAGTGATTCTCGATTCGCCGGCTCCGGAAGGCGTGATCGAATCGCAACCGGCGGCCCGGGAGACGGACCCGTTCACGCCGTATCTGCCGCGGATGCTCGACGCCGCGCCGCTCAATGCGGCGGACGAACGGACGCTGTTCGTGCGATTTAACTATCTCAAGTTTCGCGCGGACGCCTTGCGAAAATCGCTTGATCCCTATGAGCCGAGCTCGACGGTGCTCGACCGCATCGAGACGTATTTGCGACGTGCGGTGACGATCAAGCATCAACTCGTGCGGTCGAACATGCGGTTGATCGTTTCGGTGGCCCGCAAGCACCAGTCGGCGGGCGGACGGGCGAAGGCGGCGAATCTTTCGGAGATGGTCAGCGAGGGAAGTCTGGCGCTGATGGAAGCGATCGAGACGTTCGATCCGGCGCGCGGCAACCGATTCTCGACCTATCTGACGTGGGCGCTGATGCGGCGGTTCGCCCAGATGGCGACGACGAACGACGCGCGTCCGGCCGACACGGCAGCGAGCGCCGCGCCGGAGGACTGGCCCGAAGCGATGAACCCGGACCTGGCGGCGATGGAGCAGACGCGCAAAGTCGCCGACACGCTCACGAAGCTTCTGGCGAATCTCGACGAGCGAGAGCGGCTGATCATCACGCGTCACTTCGGCCTCTCCGACACGGCCGGTCAGCGCACCAGCGCCCAATCGCTGGCGGAGGTCGCTCGCGAATTGGGCGTCAGCGCCGAGCGCGCCCGGCAGATCGAGCATCGGGCGATGAAGAAACTGCGAGCGGCGGCGGGTCAGATGGGGCTGTCGCTGGATACGCAGGACCTGTTCAACGAACCGTGA
- the hemC gene encoding hydroxymethylbilane synthase, protein MRPSKRDIIIATRKSRLAMAQSESVGKIINRLNPRVALRLVPIESDGDRILDHPLARFGGKGLFTRNVEMALLDGKEADIAVHSLKDLPTDETPALRIVAIPSRAPVHDVLISREAQRIEDLPQGATVGTCSPRRRAQVLRLRPDLNIVNLRGNVETRLRKVLEEKTVDATLLAAAGLMRLGLVEHTRKPIPLDEVLPACGQGALAIQCRLDDHITMRRCAPLNDVATSEAVSCERHLAAALGADCHSPLAVLAENATAGNHQVRLRARVLSLDGKTCLEIDMTGPVGRSKVICAEAAAELIRQGARELLAAAAKEAAAGED, encoded by the coding sequence TTGCGACCGAGTAAACGCGATATCATCATCGCCACGCGAAAAAGCCGCCTGGCGATGGCCCAGTCGGAGTCCGTGGGGAAAATCATCAATCGACTCAATCCGCGTGTGGCGCTGCGGCTCGTCCCGATCGAGTCGGATGGTGATCGCATTCTCGATCATCCGCTGGCGCGATTCGGCGGCAAGGGGCTCTTTACACGCAATGTCGAGATGGCGCTTCTGGACGGCAAGGAAGCGGATATTGCGGTGCATAGTTTGAAGGACCTGCCGACGGACGAAACGCCGGCGCTGCGGATTGTGGCCATTCCGTCGCGGGCGCCGGTGCATGATGTGCTCATTTCGCGCGAGGCGCAGCGCATCGAGGATCTCCCGCAAGGCGCGACGGTCGGCACATGCAGCCCCCGGCGCAGGGCTCAGGTTCTGCGTCTGCGGCCGGACCTGAACATTGTCAACCTGCGTGGTAACGTCGAAACACGCCTGCGCAAGGTACTCGAAGAAAAAACCGTTGACGCGACACTGCTTGCGGCAGCGGGACTGATGCGCCTCGGGCTCGTTGAGCATACGCGCAAGCCCATTCCGCTCGATGAGGTGTTACCCGCCTGCGGGCAGGGCGCATTGGCGATCCAGTGCCGGCTCGATGACCATATCACGATGCGCCGATGCGCCCCGCTTAACGATGTGGCGACTTCCGAGGCCGTCTCCTGCGAGCGCCATCTGGCGGCCGCGCTGGGCGCGGATTGTCATTCCCCGCTGGCGGTGCTCGCTGAGAATGCGACAGCGGGGAATCATCAGGTGCGTTTGCGGGCGCGTGTGCTGTCGCTCGACGGCAAGACGTGTCTTGAAATCGACATGACCGGTCCGGTGGGCCGCTCCAAGGTCATTTGCGCCGAGGCGGCGGCTGAACTGATCCGTCAGGGCGCCCGTGAACTGCTCGCCGCCGCGGCGAAGGAAGCGGCGGCGGGCGAAGACTGA
- a CDS encoding PEGA domain-containing protein — MPAMSRAIVKVGLIVAAACIGGCVERTITLQTTPPGAVAYLNDVEVGRTPVTVPFKFYGVYDVRLVKDGYETIATSHKADAPWWEAPGPDLFAEMFGGDTHVDLQWHYDMTAAKPADENTLLDHAQQLRATFREDGLSGEAPVKSK, encoded by the coding sequence ATGCCCGCCATGAGTCGAGCGATTGTCAAAGTCGGCCTGATCGTCGCCGCCGCGTGCATCGGCGGATGTGTCGAGCGCACCATCACGCTTCAGACCACCCCCCCCGGCGCCGTCGCCTATCTCAACGACGTCGAAGTCGGCCGCACCCCCGTCACCGTGCCGTTCAAGTTCTACGGCGTCTACGACGTCCGGCTCGTCAAGGACGGCTACGAGACGATCGCGACTTCGCACAAGGCCGACGCTCCCTGGTGGGAAGCGCCGGGCCCCGACCTCTTCGCCGAGATGTTCGGCGGCGATACCCATGTCGATCTTCAATGGCATTACGACATGACCGCCGCCAAACCCGCCGATGAGAACACGCTCCTGGACCACGCCCAGCAGCTTCGCGCGACCTTCCGTGAAGACGGCTTGTCCGGCGAAGCGCCCGTCAAATCCAAATGA
- a CDS encoding rod shape-determining protein RodA yields MIDRNHIREILTPNLAHICVLVSICLVVIGVEAIDTAPTPSWVGNVVLKQIIFSVVALGVMFIVALPHHRRISHASFSLGFITLALLVVLLIPGTPDFLIPTRNGAKRWIDVGLLQVQPSEFAKIVFVFALARYLRYRENYRTMTGLTLPLLITFVPMGLILVEPDLGTALIFLPVLFAMLLAAGAKIRHLVLIIVLGLSLMPAMYPLLRPHQKARIVAMISQVKGDTEHRENTGYQAYKAMTAAAAGEAVGYGKERANVILKFNALPEAHNDMIFAVICARWGMAGAMIVLGLYLLFIAAALGVAALNKDPFARLVVVGVVTIIFTQVFVNIGMTIGLLPITGMTLPWISYGGSSLLVNFAMVGLILGIASRRPLLAARPSFEFSSAVESS; encoded by the coding sequence GTGATCGACCGTAATCACATCCGTGAGATCCTCACGCCCAACCTCGCGCACATCTGCGTTCTCGTGTCCATCTGCCTCGTCGTCATCGGCGTCGAAGCCATCGACACCGCGCCCACGCCTTCGTGGGTCGGCAACGTCGTCCTCAAGCAGATCATCTTCTCCGTCGTCGCCCTGGGCGTCATGTTCATTGTCGCGCTCCCGCATCACCGCCGCATCTCTCACGCATCCTTCAGTCTCGGCTTCATCACGCTTGCCCTCCTCGTCGTCCTGCTCATCCCCGGTACGCCCGACTTTTTGATCCCGACGCGCAACGGCGCCAAGCGGTGGATCGATGTGGGCCTCCTGCAGGTTCAGCCCAGCGAATTCGCCAAGATTGTCTTCGTCTTCGCGCTGGCGCGCTATCTGCGCTATCGAGAGAATTATCGAACAATGACGGGGTTGACGCTGCCGCTGCTCATCACATTCGTCCCGATGGGGCTCATTCTCGTCGAGCCCGATCTGGGCACGGCTCTGATCTTCCTGCCCGTGCTCTTCGCCATGCTGCTCGCCGCCGGTGCGAAGATTCGGCATCTGGTGCTCATCATCGTGCTGGGCCTCTCGCTCATGCCCGCAATGTATCCCCTCCTCCGCCCGCACCAGAAAGCGCGCATTGTCGCCATGATCAGCCAGGTCAAGGGCGACACCGAGCATCGCGAAAACACCGGTTACCAGGCATACAAGGCGATGACCGCCGCCGCAGCGGGCGAAGCCGTCGGCTACGGCAAGGAACGCGCCAACGTCATCCTCAAGTTCAACGCGCTCCCCGAAGCGCACAATGACATGATCTTCGCGGTGATCTGCGCGCGGTGGGGCATGGCGGGGGCGATGATCGTGCTGGGGCTTTACCTCTTGTTCATCGCCGCCGCGCTGGGCGTCGCCGCGCTCAACAAGGATCCGTTCGCACGGCTTGTCGTCGTCGGCGTCGTGACGATCATCTTCACGCAGGTCTTCGTCAATATCGGCATGACCATCGGACTGTTGCCCATCACCGGCATGACCCTGCCGTGGATCAGCTACGGCGGGTCGAGTCTTTTGGTGAACTTCGCGATGGTGGGTCTGATTCTCGGCATCGCGTCACGGCGTCCCTTGCTGGCGGCCCGACCGTCGTTCGAATTCTCAAGTGCCGTCGAATCCTCGTGA